Proteins encoded by one window of Salvia splendens isolate huo1 chromosome 14, SspV2, whole genome shotgun sequence:
- the LOC121763309 gene encoding DPH4 homolog, with the protein MIRSQNMSCRTHYGAIGVKEDASQEEIRKTYRSAILALHPDKLLDSSEQSNPLRSEFLEVQRAWKVLGDPGSRALYDCDLRTLRQEAVAAEDVNVGDMMVVEEEEDGGGFDMSYQCRCGDFFCISSCELDEMGYQFSRKRGEVSLHSSLSLQASIVLPCGSCSLKLRLVID; encoded by the coding sequence ATGATAAGGAGCCAAAACATGAGCTGCAGAACTCACTATGGGGCCATTGGTGTGAAGGAAGATGCGAGCCAAGAAGAAATCCGTAAAACTTATCGATCTGCCATCCTCGCTCTCCATCCGGATAAGCTGCTGGATTCATCCGAGCAATCAAATCCCCTCAGGAGTGAGTTTCTTGAGGTGCAGAGGGCGTGGAAAGTGCTCGGTGATCCGGGATCAAGGGCCCTGTACGACTGTGATTTGAGGACGTTGAGACAGGAAGCTGTCGCTGCAGAAGACGTAAACGTAGGAGATATGATGGTTGTCGAAGAAGAAGAGGACGGAGGGGGTTTCGACATGTCCTATCAATGCAGGTGTGGTGATTTCTTCTGTATAAGTTCTTGTGAATTGGATGAAATGGGATATCAGTTTTCGAGAAAACGAGGTGAGGTTTCGTTGCATTCGTCTTTGTCTTTGCAAGCGTCGATTGTTCTCCCGTGTGGATCGTGCTCTCTGAAACTACGGCTAGTCATTGATTGA
- the LOC121763577 gene encoding BRI1 kinase inhibitor 1-like gives MKAQHPNEAQPNVQPKKHHVPLNQTPPSPPHEFSFTISLHQPAAAKPSPPPFAAAIDLSPADDIFFHGHLLPLHLLHHLPVSPRSSTNSVDSFTLPIKELLNNNNNNNSGGESRHVVEGKERGKSKSFSLLGIRKKERKDDGDDVHISSDNRNKQQSTEKRKSRFELIKRYVRFVTAFLSPLRRRRRSSGEIIRQQPYSYSGNIRVRKRGSVMRGRRGEFSAPASMRTSPGNSGMLQVVSGATTPTAGKSDSTMEELQAAIQAAIAHCKKSNAVEDKSKRQP, from the coding sequence ATGAAAGCACAACATCCTAATGAAGCACAACCAAACGTACAACCCAAAAAGCACCACGTACCCCTCAACCAAACCCCGCCGTCTCCTCCGCATGAATTCTCCTTCACCATCTCCCTCCACCAGCCGGCCGCCGCGAAACCCTCTCCTCCGCCATTTGCCGCCGCGATCGACCTATCTCCGGCTGACGATATTTTTTTCCACGGccacctcctccccctccacctcctccaccacctccccgtCTCGCCGCGCTCCTCCACCAACTCCGTCGACAGCTTCACTCTTCCGATTAAAGAGCTATTAaacaataacaacaacaataacaGCGGAGGCGAGAGCCGCCACGTGGTGGAAGGAAAGGAGAGAGGAAAATCGAAATCCTTCTCTCTCCTCGGAATTCGAAAAAAGGAGAGAAAAGACGACGGCGACGACGTCCACATCAGCAGCGATAATCGCAATAAACAGCAATCGACGGAGAAGCGGAAATCGAGATTCGAGCTGATCAAGAGGTACGTGCGATTCGTGACGGCGTTTCTGTCGCcgctgcggcggcggcggcggagctccGGCGAGATTATCCGGCAGCAGCCGTATTCGTATTCGGGGAATATTAGGGTTAGAAAGAGGGGGAGCGTGATGAGGGGGCGGAGGGGCGAATTCTCGGCGCCGGCGTCGATGAGGACCTCCCCGGGGAACAGCGGGATGCTGCAGGTGGTGAGCGGCGCCACCACTCCGACGGCGGGGAAGAGCGATAGCACGATGGAGGAGCTGCAGGCGGCGATTCAGGCGGCGATCGCTCATTGTAAGAAGTCTAATGCGGTGGAAGATAAAAGCAAGAGGCAGCCATAA
- the LOC121766144 gene encoding uncharacterized protein LOC121766144, protein MYLCVFTYVYNSSSRNHQHIHLCVYTYFFLTTTMFYRYPCIRCKSLSSALRERLSKCPLFAGKLSGLSSETEDAACDFDEEDEVFVSAVMSRYMESKCKRKSVFGSDASRWALSPQHFLLARKGSWESRSSGGNGEEEEFSSAAARLTRCSSATSYDTFFSVKTRLSRSSSLKKIDSCKDFSRRCIIIQELMQYEGWPFGLCKKAFLLPPLPKSPSDSWSWRKNAGIATSVGSGW, encoded by the exons atgtatttgtgtgtgtttaCATATGTATATAATTCTTCATCAAGAAACCATCAACACATCCATTTGTGTGTGTATACATATTTCTTTCTCACCACGACGATGTTTTATCGGTATCCTTGCATTAGGTGCAAATCCCTCTCTTCCGCTTTGCGAGAGAGGCTTTCCAAGTGCCCTCTTTTCGCGGGGAAGCTCTCGGGTCTGAGCTCCGAAACAGAGGATGCTGCCTGTGAttttgatgaagaagatgaa GTTTTCGTTTCAGCGGTCATGAGCAGATACATGGAGTCCAAATGCAAGCGCAAGTCCGTGTTCGGGTCGGATGCCTCGAGATGGGCTCTCTCTCCGCAGCACTTCTTGCTCGCTCGAAAAGGGAGTTGGGAATCGCGCAGCTCCGGTGGAAAtggagaggaggaggagtttTCCAGTGCAGCTGCTCGGCTCACTAGGTGTTCGAGCGCTACGAGCTACGACACGTTTTTCTCGGTCAAGACACGTTTGTCGCGGTCATCGAGCTTGAAAAAGATCGATTCTTGTAAAGATTTTAGCAGGCGATGCATAATTATTCAAGAGCTTATGCAGTATGAAGGGTGGCCGTTTGGGCTTTGCAAGAAGGCATTTTTGCTGCCTCCGCTGCCGAAGTCGCCGTCCGATTCGTGGTCGTGGAGGAAGAACGCCGGGATTGCCACGAGTGTCGGGTCGGGTTGGTGA
- the LOC121763310 gene encoding uncharacterized protein LOC121763310 isoform X1: MSFSKPHSTPSNYLQHINFQIFDEILILASSQDVGIRRKSLLGKKGEGGSERNSCGICMDVKSGEAFAELYRSLLFSRVEFHCLPSSIPQFLQFCLFLGWIGVLASILICWLIEFLNLFFPDKAASLAREIVIELIQVQELKIRPMAWRLR; the protein is encoded by the exons ATGTCATTTAGTAAACCTCACTCAACCCCATCAAATTATCTTCAACACATCAATTTCCAAATATTCGATGAAATTCTCATCCTCGCTAGTTCCCAGGATGTGGGGATTAGGCGGAAATCATTATTGGGGAAGAAAGGAGAAGGGGGAAGTGAAAGGAATAGTTGTGGTATTTGCATGGATGTCAAGTCAGGAGAAGCATTTGCAGAATTATATCGATCTCTACTCTTCTCTCGGGTGGAATTCCATTGTTTGCCAAGCTCAATTCCTCAATTC TTgcaattttgtctatttttagGCTGGATTGGTGTTTTAGCTTCTATACTTATCTGTTGGCTGATTGAATTCCTCAATTT ATTTTTTCCAGATAAGGCTGCATCGTTGGCTCGGGAAATAGTTATTGAGCTCATTCAG GTGCAGGAATTAAAAATAAGGCCCATGGCATGGCGTCTTAGGTGA
- the LOC121763541 gene encoding probable protein phosphatase 2C 12, which translates to MLTKSGNHQTVPLSVLLKRELANEKVERPELTHGQASQRKKGEDLTFIKTECQRVLGDGVTTYSVYALFDGHNGSAAAIYSKENLLNNVVNAIPQDLNSEEWVAALPRALVAGFVKTDKDFQERAQTSGTTVTFVIIEGWVLTVASVGDSRGVLESAEGSIYYLSADHRLDCSEEERERITASGGEVGRLNTGAGTEIGPLRCWPGGLCLSRSIGDLDVGEYIVPVPHVKQVKLSSTGGRLIISSDGVWDALSAETAFECCRGMPPDAAASQIVKEAVQVKGLRDDTTCIVVDIQPPEKNEPPKVPPKKQGKRGIKSMFRKKSSESTSLPSKEEHIEPEMVEEMFEEGSAYLSERLDSKYPVCNMFKLFICAVCQAEIKPGEGISIHSGTADLKKVRPWDGPFLCSSCQEKKDAMEGKRASGASRYSSGSD; encoded by the exons ATGTTGACTAAGAGTGGCAACCATCAGACGGTCCCTTTATCCGTGTTGTTGAAACGGGAGCTTGCCAATGAGAAGGTTGAGAGGCCTGAGCTCACGCACGGCCAGGCCAGTCAGAGAAAGAAGGGCGAAGACTTGACCTTTATCAAGACTGAATGTCAACGAGTCTTGGGCGATGGAGTCACCACGTATTCTGTTTATGCG TTATTCGATGGTCACAATGGATCTGCAGCTGCAATCTATTCGAAGGAGAATCTCTTGAATAATGTCGTGAATGCTATTCCACAAGATCTTAACAGTGAAGAGTGGGTAGCAGCTTTGCCCCGAGCTTTAGTTGCAGGGTTTGTGAAAACCGACAAAGATTTCCAGGAAAGAG CCCAAACTTCAGGAACAACGGTAACCTTTGTAATAATTGAGGGATGGGTCTTAACCGTTGCTTCAGTTGGCGATTCTCGTGGTGTGCTTGAATCAGCTGAAGGGTCGATATATTATCTCTCAGCAGATCATAGACTTGACTGCAGTGAAGAAGA GAGGGAACGAATAACTGCAAGTGGCGGTGAAGTTGGACGCCTTAATACCGGAGCTGGCACAGAG ATTGGTCCATTGAGGTGTTGGCCCGGTGGCTTGTGTCTTTCACGATCCATTGGTGACTTGGATGTCGGAGAATACATAGTTCCCGTACCTCATGTGAAGCAAGTCAAG CTATCATCAACTGGTGGGAGGCTTATTATCTCGAGCGACGGTGTTTGGGATGCGTTATCTGCGGAAACAGCTTTTGAGTGTTGTAGAGGAATGCCACCGGATGCTGCAGCCTCACAGATCGTCAAA GAAGCTGTGCAGGTGAAAGGGCTTCGAGATGATACAACGTGTATTGTTGTAGACATACAGCCTCCTGAGAAGAACGAGCCGCCAAAAGTACCCCCTAAGAAGCAAGGGAAAAGAGGCATAAAGTCTATGTTTCGGAAAAAGTCATCAGAGTCGACCTCTCTTCCCAGCAAGGAAGAACACATTGAACCAGAGATGGTGGAGGAAATGTTCGAGGAAGGATCGGCCTACCTATCGGAAAG GTTGGACTCGAAGTACCCGGTGTGCAACATGTTCAAGCTGTTCATATGCGCGGTTTGTCAAGCGGAGATAAAACCCGGAGAGGGTATTTCAATACACTCTGGAACAGCCGATTTGAAAAAGGTACGGCCTTGGGATGGCCCTTTCCTCTGCTCAAGCTGCCAAGAGAAGAAAGACGCCATGGAAGGGAAAAGAGCTTCCGGAG CTTCTAGATACAGTAGTGGAAGTGACTAG
- the LOC121763310 gene encoding uncharacterized protein LOC121763310 isoform X2 yields MKFSSSLVPRMWGLGGNHYWGRKEKGEVKGIVVVFAWMSSQEKHLQNYIDLYSSLGWNSIVCQAQFLNSFFPDKAASLAREIVIELIQVQELKIRPMAWRLR; encoded by the exons ATGAAATTCTCATCCTCGCTAGTTCCCAGGATGTGGGGATTAGGCGGAAATCATTATTGGGGAAGAAAGGAGAAGGGGGAAGTGAAAGGAATAGTTGTGGTATTTGCATGGATGTCAAGTCAGGAGAAGCATTTGCAGAATTATATCGATCTCTACTCTTCTCTCGGGTGGAATTCCATTGTTTGCCAAGCTCAATTCCTCAATTC ATTTTTTCCAGATAAGGCTGCATCGTTGGCTCGGGAAATAGTTATTGAGCTCATTCAG GTGCAGGAATTAAAAATAAGGCCCATGGCATGGCGTCTTAGGTGA